Proteins from one Bacillus thuringiensis genomic window:
- a CDS encoding sensor histidine kinase, with the protein MINREIKINILTLALISFLFIIYQVITVHILYDHLKNDYITIWSEITGKLIEQNPENEYEIIQALTNDTANKKDYSSDGEMLLKQYGLSAELDSRLFPYLNKHISQNNIYMFLGAIGFSLILIFLNYLQYKSFFLKIKNVTAAANKIIEGDYTIDIKENREGDLAKLANSFHKLKNVIRKSMHNLMEEKQFLIQTLQDISHQLKTPLSTLTVNNDILLQGKLNEQQYHFLHNNDVQISRINFLIHNLLKVSKIDARAILFEKENSDIIDTIYEVIASLNSKLNKKNMNIHLKTNEKISLFHDSIWMQEALLNILKNSIEHSNDNSSIYIEVTNSPIHTEIIIQDFGEGIASEDLPYIFDRFYKTKNSNKEGSIGIGLALAKSIIEAHHGFIKVESQKHSFTKFTITFMKY; encoded by the coding sequence ATGATAAATAGAGAAATAAAAATTAATATACTTACATTAGCATTAATCTCTTTTTTATTTATTATATATCAAGTTATCACAGTTCATATTCTATATGACCATTTAAAAAATGATTATATTACTATTTGGAGTGAAATTACTGGCAAACTAATTGAACAAAACCCAGAAAATGAATACGAAATAATACAAGCACTTACAAATGATACAGCCAATAAAAAAGATTATTCCAGTGATGGAGAAATGCTATTAAAACAATATGGTCTATCTGCTGAATTAGATTCAAGACTTTTTCCTTATTTAAATAAACATATATCCCAAAACAATATATACATGTTCCTTGGAGCAATAGGGTTCAGCTTAATCCTAATTTTTCTAAATTACTTACAATATAAATCTTTTTTCTTAAAAATTAAAAATGTAACAGCTGCAGCGAATAAAATTATTGAAGGTGATTACACCATTGATATCAAGGAAAATAGAGAAGGTGATCTAGCTAAACTTGCTAATTCTTTTCATAAACTGAAAAATGTTATTAGAAAAAGTATGCATAATTTAATGGAAGAAAAACAATTCTTAATTCAAACTTTACAAGATATTTCTCATCAACTAAAAACACCACTCTCAACACTTACAGTGAACAATGATATCTTATTACAAGGTAAATTAAATGAACAACAATATCATTTTTTACACAACAATGATGTTCAAATTTCAAGAATCAACTTTTTAATACATAATTTATTAAAAGTTTCAAAAATAGATGCTAGAGCAATACTATTTGAAAAAGAAAACTCTGATATTATTGATACAATTTATGAGGTCATTGCTAGTTTGAACAGTAAATTAAATAAAAAAAATATGAACATACATTTAAAAACCAATGAAAAAATATCACTTTTCCATGACAGTATTTGGATGCAAGAAGCTTTATTAAATATTTTAAAGAATTCCATTGAACATTCAAATGATAATAGTTCTATTTATATTGAAGTCACAAACTCTCCTATTCATACTGAAATAATAATTCAAGATTTTGGTGAAGGTATTGCATCAGAAGATTTGCCATATATATTCGATAGATTTTACAAAACAAAAAATTCTAATAAAGAAGGCTCCATTGGAATTGGCTTAGCACTAGCGAAATCAATTATCGAAGCTCACCATGGATTTATTAAAGTAGAAAGTCAAAAACACTCATTCACAAAATTTACAATAACTTTTATGAAGTATTAA
- a CDS encoding lipoprotein BA_5634 family protein, with protein sequence MKKIIGFLVVTAIFIGIGFAVNRYINGPSQPVNGIMVSGTKENISAVKNLYKDQNVRTADYSYKLVTEIIKQELTTEQKEEIKKEWKEKGENMTEEEMDKQLDKSSVSKKQYAVITKSTAEKFLKKGIVRTPLSKEDSSMTSAPVKEIKELASEKNLFYRKKAEDEEVKDGNLNLNGQMIPVQHIEQNNWIGYFSSPIVIVNEETYKQLKEKEVSLSLIQFTKENFDYKNKNKVKKVVDYVSKVYAVKDENGEYDKDKIYFVEIQN encoded by the coding sequence ATGAAAAAGATAATAGGATTTCTAGTAGTAACAGCAATTTTTATAGGTATAGGGTTTGCTGTAAATCGGTATATAAATGGTCCCTCACAACCAGTAAACGGTATCATGGTATCTGGAACGAAAGAAAATATATCAGCTGTTAAAAATCTGTATAAAGATCAAAACGTACGAACAGCAGATTATAGTTATAAATTGGTCACAGAAATAATAAAACAAGAACTCACTACCGAACAGAAAGAAGAAATTAAGAAAGAATGGAAAGAAAAAGGAGAAAATATGACTGAAGAAGAGATGGACAAGCAACTTGATAAATCATCTGTTAGCAAGAAACAATATGCGGTTATTACAAAATCTACAGCTGAAAAATTCTTAAAAAAAGGAATTGTAAGAACACCCTTATCTAAAGAAGATAGTTCAATGACTTCAGCCCCGGTAAAAGAAATAAAAGAATTAGCGAGTGAAAAAAACTTATTTTATAGAAAAAAAGCGGAAGATGAGGAAGTTAAGGATGGAAATTTAAATTTAAATGGACAAATGATACCTGTTCAACATATTGAACAAAATAATTGGATTGGCTATTTTTCATCACCGATAGTAATTGTTAATGAGGAAACATATAAACAATTAAAAGAAAAAGAAGTAAGCCTTTCGTTAATTCAGTTTACAAAAGAAAATTTTGATTATAAAAATAAAAACAAAGTAAAAAAGGTGGTCGACTACGTTTCAAAAGTGTATGCAGTAAAAGACGAGAATGGTGAGTACGATAAGGATAAAATCTATTTTGTAGAGATTCAAAATTAA
- a CDS encoding SdrD B-like domain-containing protein, with amino-acid sequence MKTIKSITCMSVLLFIFTLFLPKNLAFAEETDKVWDPEKGTISGYIWFDENEDGWIDPEEQTIAPEIGEIKLYLINENEEIVEEKIVSRLQNGQAHYYFEVEEGKYKIRAEFTEKGKYQLTRDGRDSFFNSTTNETRYYEIMKSYNIDSIQLGYKKLLKSI; translated from the coding sequence ATGAAAACAATTAAATCTATAACATGTATGTCAGTTTTATTATTCATTTTTACATTATTTTTACCAAAAAATTTAGCATTCGCAGAAGAGACGGATAAGGTTTGGGATCCAGAGAAAGGGACTATTTCTGGTTATATCTGGTTTGATGAAAATGAGGATGGTTGGATTGATCCTGAGGAACAAACAATCGCACCTGAAATAGGTGAAATAAAGTTATATTTAATTAATGAAAATGAAGAAATAGTTGAAGAAAAAATAGTGTCTAGATTACAAAATGGGCAAGCTCATTACTATTTTGAGGTAGAAGAAGGAAAGTATAAAATACGAGCTGAGTTTACTGAAAAGGGAAAATATCAGCTTACTAGAGATGGAAGAGATTCATTTTTCAATTCTACAACAAACGAAACAAGGTATTATGAAATTATGAAGTCATACAATATAGATAGTATTCAGCTCGGGTATAAAAAGCTTCTTAAGTCTATTTAA
- a CDS encoding response regulator transcription factor: MKKIILIEDDAIIREELQHFFIKYGYEVQAPTDFNHIIEYIESENADLILLDINLPVFDGYYICREIRKTSDVPIFMVTSRDSDVDELISMNLGADDFITKPYNTEILLARVTNILRRTSGDFKINHILIYRDFNLNLSNATVTYQDKSVELTKNEVKILSCLINNRGNIVKRDSLIETLWKSDYFVDDSTLTVNINRLRKKLEEIGIENPIATRRSLGYIMP; the protein is encoded by the coding sequence ATGAAAAAAATCATTCTGATCGAAGATGATGCAATCATTAGAGAAGAATTACAACATTTTTTTATAAAGTATGGATATGAAGTACAGGCTCCTACAGATTTTAATCATATTATCGAATATATAGAAAGTGAGAATGCAGACCTTATATTACTAGACATAAATCTTCCTGTGTTCGATGGCTATTATATATGCAGAGAAATACGTAAAACTTCAGATGTTCCAATCTTCATGGTTACAAGTAGAGATAGTGATGTAGATGAACTAATAAGCATGAATTTAGGAGCGGATGATTTTATAACAAAGCCTTATAATACAGAAATACTATTAGCAAGAGTAACAAACATTTTAAGAAGAACATCTGGAGATTTCAAGATAAATCATATCTTAATTTATAGGGATTTTAATTTAAATCTTTCAAATGCAACAGTTACTTATCAAGACAAATCTGTAGAATTAACTAAAAATGAAGTTAAAATACTCTCATGCTTAATAAATAATCGCGGAAATATTGTAAAAAGAGATTCACTTATAGAAACTTTATGGAAATCTGATTATTTTGTGGATGATAGCACCTTAACTGTTAATATAAATAGATTAAGAAAAAAGCTTGAAGAGATAGGTATAGAAAATCCAATTGCAACAAGAAGAAGCTTAGGGTATATAATGCCATGA
- a CDS encoding ABC transporter ATP-binding protein, with translation MEVVRLENVVKTYGEGETQVQALKGINLSIHRGEFVTIVGASGSGKSTLLHILGGLDHPSSGNVFIGDENVYNYKDNELSIFRRRKVGFIFQFFNLIPVLNVQENIALPALLDEEQVDEHYLDEIIKTLGLNERRDHLPSELSGGQQQRVSIGRSLINKPDIILADEPTGNLDTKNTKEVLNLLKVTAKKYNQTVILITHDPAIASNSDRIITITDGMIISDKKLVQNQEKCGGEEY, from the coding sequence ATGGAGGTTGTTAGATTAGAAAATGTAGTAAAAACATATGGAGAGGGAGAAACGCAAGTACAGGCGTTAAAAGGAATTAATCTTTCCATCCATAGGGGAGAATTCGTAACCATAGTTGGAGCATCAGGTTCTGGTAAAAGCACCTTATTGCATATTTTAGGAGGGCTGGATCATCCGAGTTCGGGAAATGTGTTTATAGGTGATGAAAATGTCTACAATTATAAAGATAATGAACTCTCTATTTTTCGCCGAAGAAAAGTTGGCTTTATATTTCAGTTTTTTAATTTAATTCCTGTCTTAAATGTACAAGAAAATATTGCTTTGCCAGCTCTATTGGACGAAGAACAGGTAGATGAACATTACCTGGATGAAATTATAAAAACGTTAGGGTTAAATGAAAGACGAGATCATTTGCCTTCTGAATTATCAGGTGGTCAACAACAAAGGGTTTCTATTGGTAGATCTCTTATAAATAAACCCGATATTATCTTAGCGGATGAACCAACCGGAAATCTAGATACAAAAAATACAAAAGAAGTTCTGAATTTATTAAAAGTAACGGCTAAAAAATATAATCAGACGGTAATTTTAATTACCCATGACCCTGCTATCGCATCAAACTCTGATCGAATTATAACCATTACAGATGGCATGATTATTTCAGATAAAAAATTAGTGCAAAATCAAGAGAAATGTGGAGGGGAGGAGTATTGA
- a CDS encoding sensor histidine kinase: MNIGEFIKDKIVVILSNILVYIILAGILLTAHVPFIIIFFVFCIWFFPLISYMAIEFIRCKNYYNEINGILENLEKKYLLPEVVKEANFIHGEKLNAILKEVSRDMHENVKYYSDMQLDYREYIETWVHEIKTPIASTKLIIENNQNEVTNKIDSQMDRIEGFVEQVLYYSRSSNVNKDYMIKPINLDNVVRNVIKRNYRDFIHKRIKLDIQDIDEIVYSDGKWVEFIINQIIGNSIKYSNNKEQMIRICSIKKTNSVILTIEDNGVGIVTKDINRVFEKGFTGENGRRFSKSTGMGLYLCEKLCSKLGMKITIDSEVNKGTRVTLIFPLSGMVTFEPYL, translated from the coding sequence ATGAATATAGGTGAATTTATTAAAGATAAAATAGTAGTAATACTATCAAATATACTGGTATATATCATACTAGCAGGTATATTGCTGACTGCGCATGTTCCGTTCATTATCATATTCTTTGTCTTTTGTATTTGGTTTTTTCCATTGATTTCATATATGGCTATAGAATTTATAAGATGTAAAAATTATTATAATGAGATTAACGGCATATTAGAAAACTTGGAGAAAAAATACTTACTTCCAGAGGTAGTAAAGGAAGCAAATTTTATACATGGGGAAAAGCTTAACGCTATATTGAAAGAAGTAAGTAGAGATATGCATGAAAATGTAAAGTATTATAGTGATATGCAATTGGATTACAGAGAATATATAGAGACATGGGTGCATGAAATTAAGACACCAATAGCTTCTACAAAGCTTATAATTGAAAATAATCAAAATGAAGTAACGAATAAAATTGACTCTCAAATGGATCGGATTGAGGGGTTTGTAGAACAGGTTCTGTATTATTCTCGAAGCTCTAACGTGAATAAAGACTATATGATAAAGCCAATCAATCTTGATAATGTAGTAAGGAATGTAATTAAAAGAAACTATAGGGATTTTATTCATAAGAGAATAAAATTAGATATACAGGATATTGATGAGATTGTATATAGTGATGGAAAATGGGTTGAATTTATTATTAATCAAATAATAGGAAATTCTATAAAGTACTCAAATAACAAAGAACAAATGATACGTATATGCTCAATTAAGAAAACTAACTCAGTAATACTAACTATAGAGGATAATGGCGTAGGAATAGTAACTAAAGATATAAATAGAGTTTTTGAGAAAGGATTTACTGGAGAGAATGGAAGAAGATTTAGCAAAAGTACAGGAATGGGCTTGTATCTATGCGAAAAACTGTGCTCAAAATTAGGTATGAAAATTACCATTGATTCTGAAGTTAATAAGGGAACTAGGGTTACATTAATATTTCCGTTGTCAGGTATGGTAACTTTTGAACCTTATTTATAA
- a CDS encoding response regulator transcription factor: MDKVLFVEDDNDLGMAIEFTLKGEGLEVIRVSTVQDAKDQYENNKFDLAILDVGLPDGNGYDLCTHLKRKGDIPIIFLTALDEEANVVMGLDIGGDDYITKPFRVKELLSRVKVQLRKKIKTASNTILRSENIQLEVEAARAFKHEKSINLTHLEYKLLLTLMLNPHKVLQRNEILKKIADEGEVFFDENTLSVYVKRLRSKIEDNPQNPDCIITQRGVGYFWNKDVSKE, translated from the coding sequence GTGGATAAAGTATTATTCGTTGAAGACGATAACGATCTAGGAATGGCTATTGAGTTTACTCTAAAAGGAGAAGGACTTGAGGTTATAAGAGTTTCTACTGTACAAGATGCAAAAGACCAATACGAAAATAATAAATTTGACTTAGCTATATTGGATGTTGGGCTCCCAGATGGAAATGGGTATGATTTATGTACCCATCTTAAAAGAAAAGGTGATATACCTATTATTTTTCTCACAGCACTGGATGAGGAGGCAAATGTAGTAATGGGGCTTGATATTGGTGGAGATGATTATATAACAAAACCCTTCAGGGTAAAAGAGCTATTATCTAGAGTAAAAGTACAATTAAGAAAAAAAATTAAAACAGCTTCTAATACTATATTAAGGTCTGAAAATATACAGCTTGAAGTTGAAGCGGCCAGAGCCTTTAAGCATGAAAAAAGTATAAATTTAACACATTTAGAATACAAACTCTTATTAACGTTAATGCTAAATCCTCATAAAGTGTTACAAAGAAATGAGATATTGAAAAAAATAGCAGATGAAGGTGAAGTGTTTTTCGATGAAAATACTCTTTCTGTTTATGTAAAAAGATTGAGAAGTAAAATTGAGGATAACCCACAAAATCCTGACTGTATAATCACACAAAGAGGTGTCGGATATTTCTGGAATAAAGACGTCAGTAAGGAGTAA
- a CDS encoding ABC transporter ATP-binding protein codes for MRNILSVEKIEKYYGNKDNVTKAIDNISFKVDEGEFVGIMGPSGSGKTTLLNCISTIDHVTTGKIMINNSDITRLKSKSLDKFRQNELGFIFQDFNLLDTLTAYENIALALTIKGEESSEIDGKIQAVAKYLDIEQVLSKYPYQMSGGQKQRVGSARAIVTDPSLVLADEPTGSLDSKSARLLLERFESLNKDLKATILMVTHDAFTASYAHRILFINDGKIFIELVRGNDSRKEFFTKIIEVITLLGGDDNNVL; via the coding sequence ATGCGAAATATATTAAGTGTAGAAAAAATTGAAAAATATTATGGTAATAAAGATAACGTAACAAAGGCTATAGATAATATTAGTTTTAAGGTAGATGAGGGAGAATTTGTTGGGATAATGGGGCCTTCAGGAAGTGGCAAAACTACATTACTTAACTGTATATCAACGATTGATCATGTTACGACGGGAAAAATAATGATAAATAATAGTGACATTACGCGGTTAAAATCAAAATCACTAGATAAGTTTAGACAAAATGAATTAGGGTTTATATTTCAGGACTTTAATTTATTAGATACTCTTACCGCTTATGAAAATATTGCCCTAGCGTTAACTATAAAAGGTGAGGAAAGTTCAGAAATTGATGGGAAAATACAAGCAGTTGCAAAATATTTAGACATTGAACAAGTATTAAGCAAATACCCTTATCAAATGTCAGGCGGACAAAAACAAAGGGTTGGTTCGGCAAGAGCTATCGTAACAGATCCATCTTTAGTACTTGCAGATGAACCAACAGGATCGTTAGATTCTAAATCAGCTAGATTATTACTTGAAAGATTTGAAAGTCTAAATAAGGATTTAAAAGCTACAATACTTATGGTTACTCATGATGCATTTACAGCAAGCTATGCTCATAGAATTCTTTTTATTAATGATGGCAAGATATTTATCGAGTTGGTAAGAGGAAATGATTCCAGAAAAGAGTTCTTTACTAAAATTATCGAAGTTATAACCCTTCTTGGAGGTGACGATAATAATGTACTCTAA
- a CDS encoding FtsX-like permease family protein has translation MYSKLAIENVKKSIKDYAIYFLTLTLAVCIFYSFNSIESQKALMEISASDKKYVPTVMNAISNVSVFVSVILGSLILYANNFLIKKRKKELGIYMTLGMGRRNISRILVTETFLVGVISLVSGLIIGIGVSQGLSTFALKLYELPINKYKFTISTGAIGKSVFYFGIMFLLVMLCNVYVVSKYKIIDLLTAGRKNEDVKFRNPLIYVITFIMCVASLGYAYVTVLKIGLNYQNPMLVVSILLGILGTFLFFFSLSGFILYVVKKNKKVYFRGLNIFIIKQINSKVNTNFISMSVICLMLFLTMVTLSTGISFNRIMNATIKETTPFDASITLMNRGESYTIEDVLNTSNFKLSNNEKYVSYNVYSAKMEVGDVVPEVTKNAKNFVVDFIKVSDYNKILNLKGEKKITLNNNEILLLSNESRLVNSINERLKNSNKVNIKEKEYLVKHAKVIQENLYTSDVPLNFFAIVINDEFVSGYKIGTSVLNVNYLDGNREEYNKKYDNVARGFYDENGPKLNIAYISGKSKDEVRAESKGLKTIILFIGIYIGIVFLITSMAVLALQQLSEASDSIERYKSLKRIGSNGTMIDKTIFIQTFVYFSLPVILALMHSVVGIYVINNFINAIQKTNITLPALMTGLVFLVVYVGYFYTTYVGYKNIVKSNT, from the coding sequence ATGTACTCTAAGCTTGCTATTGAGAATGTAAAGAAAAGTATTAAAGATTATGCAATATATTTCTTAACACTAACACTGGCTGTTTGTATATTCTATAGCTTTAACTCCATAGAATCACAAAAGGCACTTATGGAAATTAGCGCTTCAGATAAAAAGTATGTGCCTACAGTAATGAACGCTATCTCAAATGTGTCAGTATTTGTATCCGTAATATTAGGTAGTTTAATATTGTATGCAAATAATTTCTTAATTAAAAAACGTAAAAAAGAATTAGGAATATACATGACTTTAGGTATGGGAAGAAGAAACATATCCAGAATATTAGTAACAGAGACATTTCTAGTTGGCGTTATATCTTTAGTGAGTGGACTTATAATAGGTATTGGAGTATCACAGGGATTATCTACATTTGCATTAAAGTTATATGAATTGCCCATCAATAAATATAAATTTACAATTTCAACAGGTGCTATAGGTAAAAGCGTATTCTACTTTGGAATCATGTTTTTGCTTGTTATGTTATGTAATGTATATGTTGTTTCTAAATACAAAATAATTGATTTGTTAACAGCAGGTAGAAAAAACGAAGATGTAAAATTTAGAAATCCTCTTATCTATGTAATCACATTTATAATGTGTGTAGCATCACTTGGATATGCATATGTGACTGTACTAAAAATTGGATTGAATTATCAAAATCCTATGCTCGTGGTATCAATCCTTCTTGGCATATTAGGTACATTTCTGTTTTTCTTTAGTTTATCTGGATTTATATTATATGTTGTAAAGAAGAATAAAAAAGTCTATTTTAGAGGGTTAAATATATTTATCATCAAACAAATAAATAGTAAGGTTAATACAAATTTTATATCCATGTCTGTAATCTGTTTAATGTTATTCCTTACAATGGTGACTTTATCTACAGGAATCAGCTTTAACAGAATAATGAACGCAACAATAAAAGAAACAACACCATTTGATGCCAGTATTACGTTGATGAATAGGGGTGAAAGTTACACGATAGAAGACGTATTAAATACATCAAATTTTAAACTAAGTAATAATGAAAAATATGTATCTTATAATGTATATTCAGCAAAGATGGAAGTGGGGGACGTTGTACCAGAAGTAACTAAAAATGCTAAGAATTTCGTTGTGGATTTCATTAAAGTATCTGATTATAATAAAATTTTAAATCTCAAAGGTGAAAAGAAAATTACTTTAAATAACAATGAAATTTTACTTTTATCAAATGAAAGCCGGTTGGTTAATTCGATAAATGAAAGATTAAAAAATAGCAATAAGGTGAATATTAAAGAAAAAGAATATCTGGTAAAACACGCTAAAGTTATACAAGAGAATCTTTACACTTCTGATGTGCCACTTAATTTCTTCGCAATCGTTATAAATGATGAGTTTGTATCAGGCTACAAAATTGGTACATCCGTACTTAATGTAAATTATTTAGATGGAAATAGAGAAGAATATAATAAAAAATATGATAACGTTGCAAGGGGCTTTTATGACGAAAATGGCCCGAAATTAAATATTGCATATATATCAGGCAAATCAAAGGATGAAGTTCGTGCAGAAAGTAAGGGATTGAAAACCATCATACTGTTTATTGGGATATATATAGGTATTGTATTTTTAATAACGAGTATGGCTGTATTAGCTCTTCAACAATTATCAGAAGCCAGTGATAGCATAGAGCGATATAAATCTTTGAAGAGAATTGGTTCAAACGGAACAATGATCGACAAAACGATTTTTATTCAAACTTTCGTATACTTTAGTCTTCCAGTTATTCTTGCCCTAATGCATTCTGTAGTTGGAATTTATGTAATCAATAATTTTATTAACGCAATTCAAAAAACAAACATTACTTTACCAGCATTGATGACTGGCTTAGTCTTTCTTGTAGTTTATGTAGGATATTTCTACACGACATATGTCGGGTATAAAAATATTGTAAAAAGTAATACTTGA